The following are encoded in a window of Flavobacterium cupriresistens genomic DNA:
- a CDS encoding DUF3828 domain-containing protein has product MKRRHLFFIVIVLLIISCKKNDEKNKTELSSTDTKIADESNSKEILNAFYVAYLHEFTNSNLKESERKLDSLKNKYCKKTLLDSISNEFENNELDYDPFINAQDVSEKMIESLSIENVVGQKNKFQVKFHDDSSENKTNIMVTITDGKIAALK; this is encoded by the coding sequence ATGAAAAGAAGACATCTATTTTTCATAGTAATAGTACTACTTATAATAAGTTGTAAAAAAAACGACGAAAAAAACAAAACCGAATTATCAAGTACGGACACAAAAATTGCAGATGAATCTAATTCGAAAGAAATATTAAATGCATTTTATGTAGCTTATTTACATGAATTTACTAATTCAAATCTCAAAGAATCCGAGAGAAAATTAGATTCTTTAAAAAACAAATATTGTAAAAAGACTTTATTAGACAGTATTTCGAATGAATTTGAAAATAATGAATTGGATTATGACCCATTTATAAATGCTCAGGATGTCTCTGAAAAAATGATAGAATCATTATCTATAGAAAATGTAGTGGGACAAAAAAATAAATTTCAAGTAAAATTTCATGATGATAGTTCCGAAAATAAAACCAATATAATGGTAACTATTACTGACGGAAAAATAGCTGCATTAAAATAA